A single genomic interval of Osmerus eperlanus chromosome 14, fOsmEpe2.1, whole genome shotgun sequence harbors:
- the LOC134033415 gene encoding actin-3-like, producing MTDSDVEDIFLDPVTPTAGPAKFAKLVKLRGKIKKTLEKSTTQLSSVEPSASKKNTDAFQNLPVKCTKSVILDLGTWSLKAGFAGDPRPCCEVPSLFEREPRRRVYKMGFVGKGTAEEPKVNPLHKGVVTDWDALEKLLRHIFDTELHVPIEEHAILLSDPPLSPTSNRERFAEFMFETLSTPAMHIAQQSVLSVYSYGKTTGLVVDCGHGSSHVVPVYNGYQLPGETGRVDYGGQSLNTYLTSLFQNTRQTVSGSCGFNDKLLDDIKRKSCYVPVDTNTDRSPGQVEYSLPDGTTLTLDEEKYLCPEALFQPSLLGSVEPGLPTLIMNSVNRCDIQLKSDILQNILVCGGSTMFRGFPERLQWEMDHLVPMSSATVVAVPERQNAVWLGGSILASLDSFQSLWVQRQDYEERGAFVIYQKCF from the coding sequence ATGACTGACAGTGATGTAGAAGATATTTTCCTAGACCCTGTTACCCCTACTGCAGGCCCTGCAAAGTTTGCTAAATTAGTGAAGTTGAggggtaaaataaaaaaaaccttggAAAAATCAACTACCCAACTCTCATCTGTTGAACCGTCAGCATCAAAGAAAAACACCGATGCTTTTCAAAACCTGCCAGTGAAGTGCACCAAATCAGTCATTTTGGATTTGGGAACCTGGTCACTCAAAGCTGGATTTGCAGGCGATCCCAGACCCTGTTGTGAAGTGCCGAGCTTGTTTGAAAGGGAACCCAGACGCCGTGTCTATAAAATGGGATTTGTTGGCAAAGGAACTGCGGAAGAACCAAAGGTTAACCCACTCCATAAGGGTGTCGTGACAGACTGGGATGCACTGGAGAAGCTTCTCAGACATATATTTGACACTGAACTCCATGTTCCCATTGAAGAACATGCTATCTTACTGTCTGACCCGCCACTGAGTCCAACCAGCAACCGGGAAAGATTTGCCGAATTCATGTTTGAGACATTAAGCACTCCTGCGATGCACATTGCTCAGCAGTCGGTGCTTTCTGTGTACTCGTATGGAAAGACCACTGGTTTGGTAGTGGACTGTGGCCACGGTTCCTCACACGTCGTCCCGGTTTATAACGGTTACCAGCTTCCCGGTGAGACCGGCCGAGTGGATTACGGCGGGCAGAGCCTGAACACGTATCTGACCAGCCTGTTCCAGAACACAAGACAAACCGTATCGGGCAGCTGTGGGTTTAATGACAAGCTCTTGGATGACATCAAGAGGAAGTCCTGCTACGTTCCCGTGGACACCAACACAGACAGGAGCCCAGGTCAAGTTGAGTACAGCCTACCTGACGGGACCACCCTCACTCTGGATGAGGAGAAGTACCTGTGCCCCGAGGCCTTGTTCCAGCCCAGCCTACTGGGGTCAGTAGAGCCAGGCTTACCAACATTGATCATGAACAGTGTCAACAGGTGTGACATCCAGTTAAAGAGTGACATACTCCAGAACAttctggtgtgtggagggtctaCAATGTTCAGAGGGTTTCCTGAAAGACTGCAGTGGGAAATGGATCACTTGGTGCCTATGAGCTCTGCCACCGTGGTGGCTGttccagagagacagaatgcAGTGTGGCTTGGAGGCTCCATCCTGGCTTCACTTGACTCATTTCAGTCTCTTTGGGTGCAGAGGCAAGACTACGAAGAGAGGGGTGCTTTTGTCATCTACCAGAAGTGTTTCTAA